The following proteins come from a genomic window of Microbacterium sp. SY138:
- a CDS encoding ABC transporter substrate-binding protein, producing the protein MNTRARNRILVTAAVASVSALALAGCSGSTGDSTEGSADEEVTLTVTTFGTFGYEDLYKEYEKAHPNVTIEATNIDTGGNARTDAFTKIAAGSGLSDIVAVEEGWLGAIMDVSDTFVDLRDYGIEDRKDDWVDWKYGQATDAEGRVIGYGTDIGPSGICYNGAAFEAAGLPSDRESVAELLNGDWENYFQVGADYTAKTGKAWYDHSGFVWNAMVNQLDEGYYTTDGKLNVEDNAELKERFELLGAATEGGQSAAQTAWDWNGGKSFVDGTFATFVCPGWMLGVVQGQVEAGGGDASTGWDFADVFPGGAANWGGAFLSIPETSQHKKAAAELADWLTQPEQQVKQSAAAGNFPSTIKAQETLAADATPNAFFNDAPTGAILAERAKGVVAQFKGADDSVIQENVFGPALSSLDRGDTDTQGAWDQAIGLLNDLVG; encoded by the coding sequence GTGAACACACGTGCCCGCAACCGGATCCTCGTGACTGCCGCCGTGGCATCCGTCTCCGCTCTCGCCCTCGCCGGCTGCTCCGGCAGCACCGGCGATTCCACGGAGGGGAGCGCCGATGAAGAGGTCACATTGACCGTCACCACGTTCGGCACCTTCGGCTACGAAGATCTCTACAAGGAGTACGAGAAGGCCCACCCGAACGTCACGATCGAGGCGACCAACATCGACACCGGCGGCAACGCCCGCACGGATGCGTTCACCAAGATCGCCGCCGGCTCCGGCCTCAGCGACATCGTCGCAGTCGAAGAGGGCTGGCTCGGCGCGATCATGGACGTCTCCGACACCTTCGTCGACCTGCGCGACTACGGCATCGAAGACCGCAAGGACGACTGGGTCGACTGGAAGTACGGCCAGGCGACCGACGCCGAAGGCCGCGTCATCGGCTACGGCACCGACATCGGCCCGAGCGGTATCTGCTACAACGGCGCTGCGTTCGAGGCGGCCGGGCTCCCGAGCGACCGCGAGTCGGTGGCCGAGCTCCTCAACGGCGACTGGGAGAACTACTTCCAGGTCGGTGCCGACTACACCGCGAAGACCGGCAAGGCCTGGTACGACCACTCCGGCTTCGTCTGGAACGCCATGGTGAACCAGCTCGACGAGGGCTACTACACGACCGACGGCAAGCTGAACGTCGAGGACAACGCCGAGCTCAAGGAGCGCTTCGAGCTGCTGGGTGCCGCGACCGAGGGCGGCCAGTCCGCCGCACAGACGGCCTGGGACTGGAACGGCGGCAAGTCGTTCGTCGACGGCACCTTCGCGACCTTCGTGTGCCCGGGCTGGATGCTCGGCGTCGTGCAGGGCCAGGTCGAGGCCGGCGGCGGCGATGCGTCCACCGGATGGGACTTCGCCGATGTGTTCCCCGGCGGCGCGGCCAACTGGGGTGGCGCGTTCCTGTCGATCCCGGAGACCTCGCAGCACAAGAAGGCGGCTGCCGAGCTGGCCGACTGGCTGACGCAGCCCGAGCAGCAGGTCAAGCAGTCCGCCGCCGCGGGCAACTTCCCCTCGACGATCAAGGCGCAGGAGACGCTCGCCGCGGATGCGACGCCGAACGCGTTCTTCAACGACGCGCCGACCGGGGCGATCCTCGCCGAGCGCGCCAAGGGTGTCGTCGCCCAGTTCAAGGGTGCCGATGACTCGGTGATCCAGGAGAACGTCTTCGGTCCGGCGCTCAGCAGCCTCGACCGCGGCGACACCGACACCCAGGGCGCCTGGGACCAGGCCATCGGTCTGCTGAACGACCTCGTCGGCTGA
- a CDS encoding carbohydrate ABC transporter permease has product MTATQALSVPEKIRRRRSASSGTAGIGSRPGFLTYGLLAAFIIGSVYPLWWSVVVASGTNATRGETLPLIPGGNFFTNAAKVFDAIPFWLALGNSFLISGIITLSVVTFSTLAGYAFAKLRFQGRDGLMIFVIATMAIPTQLGIIPLFMLMRELGWTGSIGAVIVPTLVTAFGVFFMRQYLVDVIPDELIEAARMDGANQFRTFLTVGLPAARPAMAILGLFTFMTAWTDYLWPLIVLSPQNPTLQTALSQLQSGYYIDYSIVLAGAVLATLPLLVLFVVAGRQLVSGIMAGAVKG; this is encoded by the coding sequence ATGACCGCCACGCAGGCGCTGAGCGTCCCCGAGAAGATCCGCCGTCGCCGGAGTGCATCATCCGGCACCGCCGGGATCGGCAGCCGCCCCGGCTTCCTCACATACGGGCTCCTGGCCGCGTTCATCATCGGCAGCGTGTATCCGCTGTGGTGGTCGGTCGTCGTCGCGAGCGGCACGAACGCCACCCGCGGTGAGACGCTGCCGCTGATCCCCGGGGGCAACTTCTTCACGAACGCGGCCAAGGTCTTCGACGCGATCCCGTTCTGGCTGGCGCTGGGCAACTCGTTCCTCATCTCCGGCATCATCACGCTCTCGGTCGTCACCTTCTCCACGCTCGCGGGCTACGCCTTCGCCAAGCTCCGGTTCCAGGGCCGCGACGGGCTGATGATCTTCGTGATCGCGACGATGGCGATCCCGACGCAGCTGGGCATCATCCCCCTGTTCATGCTGATGCGCGAGCTCGGCTGGACCGGTTCGATCGGTGCGGTCATCGTGCCGACACTCGTCACCGCGTTCGGCGTCTTCTTCATGCGGCAGTACCTGGTCGATGTGATCCCGGACGAGCTGATCGAGGCCGCCCGTATGGACGGCGCCAACCAGTTCCGCACCTTCCTGACCGTCGGACTCCCCGCGGCTCGGCCGGCCATGGCTATCCTCGGACTCTTCACCTTCATGACGGCGTGGACCGACTACCTGTGGCCGCTGATCGTGCTCTCTCCGCAGAATCCGACCCTGCAGACGGCGCTCAGCCAGCTGCAGTCGGGCTACTACATCGACTACTCGATCGTGCTCGCCGGCGCGGTGCTCGCGACCCTCCCGCTGCTCGTGCTCTTCGTGGTCGCCGGGCGTCAGCTGGTCAGTGGCATCATGGCTGGCGCGGTGAAAGGATGA
- a CDS encoding glycoside hydrolase family 13 protein: MAQLEQIAAPGSEWWRSAVIYQIYPRSFADASGDGIGDLPGITSRLDALQELGVDAIWLSPFMTSPQRDAGYDVADYRDVDPLFGTLADFDDMLEAAHARNIRVVVDLVPNHSSDQHVWFQQALKAGPGSPERARYIFRDGKGENGELPPNNWESVFGGGMWERVVEADGTPGQWYLHIFDATQPDFDWTNEEVREEFRSILRFWLDRGVDGFRVDVAHGMIKAEGLPDYTPPSDADSMGGGESNVPYWGQDGVHDIYRDWHKVLAEYDGDRALCGEAWMPTLKQTALWVRPDEMHQTFNFPYLMTPWNAKALGDVIRESLDDFGAVGAPSTWVLSNHDVVRHASRLALTADNPQGEGIGPNTPSKPDTAIGLARARAATTLMLALPGSSYLYQGEELGLPEAMEIPDEYRQDPTWFRTNGERYGRDGCRVPLPWEAEAPAFGFNDTGLSWLPQPADWAAYARDVEEVDPASTLALYKRLLAARREHGFGSGSLVWEDAGPDAVAFRRGDVHVVANLGTAPIELPADAFVMLQSQPFEGASIPVDTAVWYTTATQA, encoded by the coding sequence ATGGCACAGCTTGAGCAGATCGCAGCCCCCGGTTCCGAGTGGTGGCGCAGCGCCGTCATCTACCAGATCTACCCCCGATCCTTCGCGGACGCCTCGGGTGACGGCATCGGCGACCTGCCGGGCATCACCAGCCGACTCGATGCGCTGCAGGAGCTCGGCGTCGACGCGATCTGGCTGAGCCCGTTCATGACCAGCCCGCAGCGCGACGCGGGTTACGACGTGGCCGACTACCGCGACGTCGACCCGCTGTTCGGCACGCTGGCCGACTTCGACGACATGCTCGAGGCCGCCCATGCCCGCAACATCCGCGTGGTGGTCGACCTGGTGCCGAACCACTCGTCCGACCAGCACGTCTGGTTCCAGCAGGCGTTGAAGGCCGGCCCGGGCAGCCCCGAGCGCGCGCGCTACATCTTCCGCGACGGCAAGGGCGAGAACGGCGAGCTCCCGCCGAACAACTGGGAATCCGTGTTCGGCGGCGGCATGTGGGAGCGCGTCGTCGAGGCCGACGGCACGCCGGGCCAGTGGTACCTGCACATCTTCGACGCCACCCAGCCCGACTTCGACTGGACCAACGAAGAGGTGCGCGAGGAGTTCCGCTCCATCCTGCGCTTCTGGCTCGACCGCGGTGTCGACGGGTTCCGCGTCGACGTGGCCCACGGCATGATCAAGGCCGAAGGCCTGCCCGACTACACGCCCCCGAGCGATGCCGACTCCATGGGCGGCGGCGAGTCGAACGTGCCGTACTGGGGCCAGGACGGCGTGCACGACATCTACCGCGACTGGCACAAGGTGCTCGCCGAGTACGACGGCGACCGCGCCCTGTGCGGCGAGGCCTGGATGCCGACGCTCAAGCAGACGGCCCTGTGGGTGCGTCCGGACGAGATGCACCAGACGTTCAACTTCCCGTACCTGATGACGCCGTGGAACGCGAAGGCCCTCGGCGACGTCATCCGGGAGTCGCTCGACGACTTCGGCGCGGTCGGCGCCCCGAGCACCTGGGTGCTCTCGAACCACGATGTGGTGCGCCACGCCTCGCGCCTCGCGCTGACGGCGGACAACCCCCAGGGCGAGGGCATCGGCCCGAACACCCCGAGCAAGCCCGACACCGCGATCGGCCTGGCCCGCGCCCGCGCCGCGACCACGCTGATGCTGGCACTGCCCGGTTCGTCGTACCTGTACCAGGGCGAAGAGCTCGGCCTGCCCGAGGCCATGGAGATCCCGGACGAGTACCGTCAGGACCCGACCTGGTTCCGCACGAACGGCGAGCGCTACGGTCGTGACGGATGCCGCGTGCCCCTGCCCTGGGAGGCCGAGGCTCCGGCCTTCGGATTCAACGACACCGGTCTCTCGTGGCTCCCGCAGCCCGCAGACTGGGCGGCCTACGCCCGCGACGTCGAAGAGGTCGATCCCGCATCGACGCTCGCGCTGTACAAGCGTCTGCTGGCCGCGCGCCGCGAGCACGGCTTCGGCAGCGGCTCGCTGGTCTGGGAAGACGCCGGTCCCGACGCGGTCGCCTTCCGACGTGGTGACGTGCACGTCGTCGCGAACCTCGGCACGGCGCCGATCGAGCTGCCGGCCGACGCCTTCGTGATGCTGCAGAGCCAGCCGTTCGAAGGCGCGTCGATCCCGGTCGACACCGCCGTCTGGTACACCACAGCGACGCAGGCCTGA
- the purQ gene encoding phosphoribosylformylglycinamidine synthase subunit PurQ — protein MTVRIGVITFPGSLDDRDAQRAVRIAGAEPVALWHGSHDLEGVDALVLPGGFSYGDYLRAGAIAALSPIMSEVKDAAAKGMPVLGICNGFQMLVEAHLLPGGLIRNNHQHFVRRDQKLTVENSDTAWTNAFRTGQEIVIPLKNADGGYIADEQTLDRIEGEGLVAFRYAGVNPNGSLRDIAGLTNEAGNVVGLMPHPEHATEAGFGPDTAVAMRSGIDGLDFFTSAIAAVARVAA, from the coding sequence GTGACCGTTCGGATCGGCGTCATCACCTTCCCCGGCTCGCTCGACGACCGCGACGCCCAGCGCGCCGTGCGCATCGCCGGCGCAGAGCCGGTCGCCCTGTGGCACGGCTCGCACGACCTCGAGGGCGTCGACGCGCTCGTCCTCCCCGGTGGCTTCAGCTACGGCGATTACCTGCGCGCCGGCGCGATCGCCGCGCTCTCGCCGATCATGAGCGAGGTCAAGGATGCCGCCGCGAAGGGAATGCCCGTGCTCGGCATCTGCAACGGCTTCCAGATGCTCGTCGAGGCGCACCTGCTGCCCGGCGGCCTGATCCGCAACAACCACCAGCACTTCGTGCGTCGCGACCAGAAGCTCACGGTCGAGAACTCCGACACCGCGTGGACCAATGCGTTCCGCACCGGCCAGGAGATCGTGATCCCACTCAAGAACGCCGACGGCGGCTACATCGCCGACGAGCAGACCCTCGACCGTATCGAGGGCGAGGGGCTCGTGGCCTTCCGCTACGCCGGAGTCAACCCGAACGGATCGCTCCGCGACATCGCCGGTCTCACCAACGAGGCGGGCAACGTGGTCGGGCTCATGCCGCACCCCGAGCACGCCACCGAGGCGGGCTTCGGCCCCGACACCGCTGTCGCCATGCGCAGCGGCATCGACGGACTCGACTTCTTCACGAGCGCCATCGCCGCGGTCGCCCGCGTCGCCGCATAA
- a CDS encoding FAD-dependent oxidoreductase gives MTTVQPLTVVIVGGVAGGMSAAARLRRLDEHAQIMVFERGPEVSYANCGLPYYVGGVIAERESLLLQTPESLRSRFRLDVRVRHDVTRIDTAQKLVEVMDIDSGRRFTQSYDRLILATGARPRLNEPSSGIRTRSLRTVEDADAIDAALSRAGVPVVVVGGGYTGLEAVENLVARGASVTLVQRGSHLLSPLDAEMAAPITAEVRAHGVDVRLGVEVVRAVSGRVTLSDGASVPAELVIDASGVVPETALAEGAGIRLGETGGIAVDSMCRTSAPDVFAVGDGVEKLDLVGGDTALITMAGLANRHGRMVADLIAGRTETARPALGTGIVRVFGVDAAKVGWSERQLRAAGRDFYVVHVHPGSHAGYYPGAETLSMKMLADPASDVILGVQVVGRDGVDKRIDVVATAMQAGITAAGLANLELAYAPQFGSAKDAVNILGYVAENTRSGTTPTIQWHELADEQRGGATLIDVRSTAEHAAGAIPGAVNVPLDELRERLDEVSDGPVIVHCQVGLRGHIATRILRQRGVDARNLDGGYRTWRDATLCER, from the coding sequence ATGACCACCGTGCAACCGCTCACCGTGGTCATCGTCGGTGGGGTCGCCGGGGGCATGTCCGCCGCCGCGCGCCTGCGCCGCCTCGACGAGCACGCGCAGATCATGGTGTTCGAACGAGGGCCCGAGGTCTCGTACGCGAACTGCGGCTTGCCCTATTACGTCGGAGGGGTGATCGCAGAACGCGAATCGCTGCTCTTGCAGACGCCGGAATCTCTGCGCAGCCGCTTCCGACTCGATGTGCGTGTGCGTCACGATGTCACGCGAATCGACACTGCGCAGAAGCTCGTCGAGGTCATGGACATCGACTCGGGGCGCCGCTTCACACAGAGCTACGACAGGCTGATCCTCGCCACCGGCGCGCGCCCCCGTCTGAACGAGCCCTCCTCGGGCATCCGCACGCGCAGTCTGCGGACGGTCGAAGACGCGGATGCGATCGACGCCGCGCTCTCGCGGGCGGGCGTTCCGGTGGTGGTGGTCGGCGGAGGCTACACGGGCCTGGAAGCGGTCGAGAACCTCGTCGCTCGCGGCGCATCCGTGACGCTGGTGCAGCGGGGATCCCACCTCCTCTCCCCGCTCGATGCGGAGATGGCCGCACCGATCACCGCCGAGGTCCGCGCGCACGGCGTCGATGTGCGCCTCGGCGTCGAGGTCGTGCGTGCCGTATCCGGGCGGGTCACGCTGAGTGATGGGGCATCCGTCCCCGCCGAACTCGTGATCGATGCCTCCGGAGTTGTACCGGAGACGGCGCTCGCCGAAGGTGCCGGCATCCGGCTCGGTGAGACCGGCGGCATCGCGGTCGATTCGATGTGCCGCACGAGCGCCCCCGACGTGTTCGCGGTGGGCGACGGCGTCGAGAAGCTCGACCTCGTGGGCGGCGACACGGCTCTCATCACGATGGCCGGCCTCGCGAACCGACATGGACGCATGGTGGCCGACCTCATCGCGGGGAGGACGGAGACGGCGCGCCCCGCGCTCGGCACCGGGATCGTCCGCGTGTTCGGGGTCGACGCAGCGAAGGTGGGCTGGAGTGAACGGCAGCTCCGGGCCGCAGGACGTGACTTCTACGTCGTGCATGTGCATCCCGGATCCCACGCCGGCTACTACCCCGGCGCCGAGACGCTGTCCATGAAGATGCTCGCCGACCCGGCCTCCGACGTGATCCTCGGTGTGCAGGTGGTGGGGCGAGACGGTGTCGACAAGCGGATCGACGTGGTGGCGACCGCCATGCAGGCCGGTATCACGGCCGCCGGGCTCGCGAATCTCGAACTCGCCTACGCCCCGCAGTTCGGCTCGGCGAAGGACGCGGTCAACATCCTCGGCTACGTCGCCGAGAACACCCGCTCCGGCACGACTCCGACCATCCAATGGCATGAACTCGCTGACGAGCAGCGTGGGGGAGCGACACTTATCGACGTGCGCTCGACGGCCGAGCATGCTGCCGGCGCGATTCCCGGCGCCGTCAACGTGCCACTCGACGAGCTCAGAGAACGGCTCGACGAGGTGTCCGATGGACCCGTCATCGTGCACTGCCAGGTCGGATTGCGTGGGCACATCGCCACGCGGATCCTCCGGCAGCGAGGCGTGGACGCGCGCAACCTCGACGGCGGCTATCGCACCTGGCGCGACGCCACCCTATGTGAACGCTAG
- the purS gene encoding phosphoribosylformylglycinamidine synthase subunit PurS, which produces MPTIVVDVMPKPELLDPQGKAVSGAFARLGVEGFTDVRIGKRFELTVEGEVTDEVLAEARRIADEVLSNSVIEDVVGIEVAE; this is translated from the coding sequence ATGCCCACCATCGTCGTCGACGTCATGCCCAAGCCCGAACTGCTCGACCCGCAGGGGAAGGCCGTCTCCGGCGCCTTCGCCCGCCTCGGCGTCGAGGGCTTCACCGACGTCCGCATCGGCAAGCGCTTCGAGCTCACCGTCGAAGGCGAGGTCACCGACGAGGTTCTCGCCGAGGCCCGGCGCATCGCCGACGAGGTGCTCTCCAACTCCGTGATCGAGGACGTCGTCGGCATCGAGGTCGCGGAGTGA
- a CDS encoding LacI family DNA-binding transcriptional regulator — translation MASIDEVARLAGVSTATVSRALSGRGHVSESAKERVQAAAQSLGYVVSSRASSLASGRTRNVGVIVPFLDRWFFSTVLSGVSAALMREGYDITLYNITADKDVRRHVFDTFLRRQRVDAVIAVSIELDEDETQYLLDLGLPVIAIGGPNPKLDTLTVDDVAVAQLATEHLISLGHTDIAHIGANPEFDIDFHIPTNRRLGFEKALAKAGIPLNHAFLEPADFTVEGGYRAAKQLLGRPGPRPTAVFAASDEMAIGALLAARDLGFSVPEELSIVGIDGHELGEFFRLTTVDQFPLGQGERAADAVLAKLATPDAVHIPSALPYELNVRGTTSRLL, via the coding sequence ATGGCCAGCATCGATGAGGTCGCCCGGCTCGCCGGAGTCTCCACCGCGACCGTCTCCCGCGCACTGAGCGGACGCGGTCACGTATCGGAGTCCGCGAAGGAGAGGGTGCAGGCCGCGGCGCAGTCGCTCGGCTATGTCGTCTCGTCGCGGGCGTCGAGCCTGGCCTCGGGTCGCACCCGCAACGTCGGGGTGATCGTGCCCTTCCTCGACCGGTGGTTCTTCAGCACGGTGCTCTCCGGCGTCTCCGCCGCGCTCATGCGCGAGGGCTATGACATCACGCTGTACAACATCACTGCCGACAAGGACGTACGTCGGCACGTGTTCGACACCTTCCTGCGCCGACAGCGCGTCGACGCCGTGATCGCGGTGTCGATCGAGCTCGACGAGGACGAGACGCAGTATCTGCTCGACCTCGGACTTCCTGTGATCGCGATCGGCGGTCCGAACCCGAAGCTCGACACCCTCACCGTCGACGATGTCGCGGTCGCGCAACTTGCCACCGAGCATCTGATCAGCCTGGGCCACACCGATATCGCGCACATCGGGGCGAACCCGGAGTTCGACATCGACTTCCACATCCCGACCAACCGCCGCCTGGGGTTCGAGAAGGCGCTGGCGAAGGCGGGCATCCCCCTCAACCATGCCTTCCTCGAGCCCGCCGACTTCACGGTCGAGGGCGGCTACCGGGCGGCGAAGCAGCTGCTCGGCCGCCCGGGCCCCCGCCCGACCGCCGTGTTCGCGGCCTCGGACGAGATGGCCATCGGCGCACTTCTCGCGGCCCGAGACCTGGGCTTCAGCGTTCCCGAGGAGCTGTCGATCGTCGGCATCGACGGGCATGAACTCGGCGAGTTCTTCCGCCTGACCACGGTCGATCAGTTCCCGCTCGGACAGGGCGAGCGGGCAGCCGATGCCGTGCTGGCGAAGCTCGCCACCCCCGACGCCGTGCACATCCCGTCGGCGCTGCCCTACGAGCTGAACGTGCGCGGGACCACCTCCCGCCTGCTCTAG
- a CDS encoding adenine phosphoribosyltransferase, translating into MPEATLSPALVRAEALIRNVPDYPQPGIIFRDITPLLADAEALRVTTEAIIEPFAGQFDVIAGIEARGFILASAAAIAAGVGLIPIRKAGKLPRPAASVDYALEYGTATIEMHDDLPPGSRVLLIDDVLATGGTLAAGRELVERLGSHVIGISVLFEIDSLGGREAVGDLHTVFHSA; encoded by the coding sequence GTGCCCGAAGCCACGCTCTCCCCTGCCCTCGTCCGCGCCGAAGCCCTGATCCGCAACGTGCCGGACTACCCGCAACCGGGCATCATCTTCCGCGACATCACGCCACTCCTCGCCGACGCCGAGGCCCTCCGCGTGACGACCGAGGCGATCATCGAACCCTTCGCCGGCCAGTTCGACGTGATCGCGGGCATCGAGGCGCGCGGCTTCATCCTCGCCAGCGCTGCCGCCATCGCCGCAGGCGTCGGACTCATCCCGATCCGCAAGGCCGGCAAGCTGCCGCGCCCCGCGGCATCCGTCGACTACGCCCTCGAGTACGGCACCGCCACGATCGAGATGCACGACGACCTGCCCCCCGGATCCCGCGTGCTGCTGATCGACGATGTGCTCGCCACCGGAGGGACCCTCGCGGCCGGACGCGAGCTCGTCGAGCGCCTCGGCAGCCATGTCATCGGCATCTCGGTGCTGTTCGAGATCGACAGTCTCGGCGGCCGCGAGGCGGTCGGCGACCTGCACACCGTCTTCCACTCCGCATAA
- a CDS encoding sugar ABC transporter permease, producing MTLTAPPAEQQRAASPAKDAAPKRSWRHRVSRFDQNASPYFYISPFFLLFGLVGLFPLLYTVWVAVHEWDLLKGEGEFVGVGNFVEILGDAMFWNSIGNTLSIFLLSAIPQLAVALVIAYLLDRGLRAPTFWRMSVLIPFVVTPVAVAIIFSSIFNEADGLANNLLNLIGIADQEWKHNTALSHIAIAVMVNFRWTGYNALILLAAMQAVPRDLYESAALDGAGAARRFFSITIPTIRPTLIFVIITATIGGLQIFAEPRLFDVSTAGGIGGSDRQFQTTVLFLWELAFFRRNLGEASAVAILLFLLIVGIGVINFLISRRISTGDGPKNRAARRRAHTTDAAATAAAAGTTIATTTEENAR from the coding sequence ATGACACTCACCGCCCCGCCCGCGGAACAGCAGCGCGCGGCATCCCCCGCGAAGGATGCCGCACCGAAACGCTCCTGGCGCCACCGCGTCTCACGGTTCGACCAGAACGCCTCGCCGTACTTCTACATCTCGCCGTTCTTCCTGCTGTTCGGGCTGGTCGGCCTGTTCCCGCTGCTCTACACGGTCTGGGTGGCGGTGCACGAGTGGGACCTACTCAAGGGCGAAGGCGAGTTCGTCGGGGTCGGCAACTTCGTCGAGATCCTCGGCGACGCGATGTTCTGGAACTCGATCGGCAACACCCTGAGCATCTTCCTGCTCTCCGCGATCCCGCAGCTGGCCGTGGCCCTCGTGATCGCCTACCTCCTCGACCGGGGCCTGCGCGCCCCGACGTTCTGGCGCATGAGCGTGCTGATCCCGTTCGTGGTCACCCCGGTCGCGGTCGCCATCATCTTCTCGAGCATCTTCAACGAGGCCGACGGTCTGGCCAACAACCTGCTCAACCTCATCGGCATCGCGGACCAGGAGTGGAAGCACAACACCGCGCTGTCGCACATCGCGATCGCCGTCATGGTGAACTTCCGCTGGACGGGCTACAACGCCCTCATCCTGCTGGCCGCGATGCAGGCCGTGCCGCGTGACCTCTACGAGTCGGCGGCCCTCGACGGGGCCGGCGCCGCGCGCCGCTTCTTCTCGATCACCATCCCCACGATCCGTCCCACTCTGATCTTCGTCATCATCACGGCGACGATCGGCGGGTTGCAGATCTTCGCCGAGCCGCGCCTGTTCGACGTGTCGACCGCCGGCGGCATCGGCGGCAGCGACCGGCAGTTCCAGACCACCGTGCTGTTCCTCTGGGAACTGGCGTTCTTCCGTCGCAACCTCGGAGAGGCATCGGCCGTCGCCATCCTGCTGTTCCTGCTGATCGTCGGGATCGGCGTGATCAACTTCCTCATCTCCCGACGGATCTCCACCGGAGACGGCCCGAAGAATCGTGCGGCCCGCCGCCGCGCGCACACCACCGACGCGGCCGCGACCGCGGCGGCTGCTGGAACGACGATCGCCACCACGACCGAGGAGAACGCGCGATGA
- a CDS encoding DUF1761 domain-containing protein gives MVPEINYWAVLLATASSMLVGSVWYAPKVFGTRWSKLANVDMDRPAATAAWPIITTVIVSFITAWVLAGASSIAWHFYGGSYFWGAVVTAVTLWAGFTAARFITHDAFEGRSTRLTTLNIAHELVTVVVMAIIIGVWPPALA, from the coding sequence ATGGTTCCCGAGATCAACTACTGGGCGGTCCTGCTGGCCACCGCGTCGAGCATGCTCGTCGGCTCGGTCTGGTACGCCCCGAAGGTGTTCGGCACGCGCTGGTCGAAGCTCGCGAACGTCGACATGGATCGTCCTGCGGCCACAGCGGCCTGGCCGATCATCACCACGGTCATCGTGAGCTTCATCACGGCCTGGGTGCTCGCCGGCGCCTCGTCGATCGCGTGGCACTTCTACGGCGGATCGTACTTCTGGGGCGCCGTCGTCACCGCTGTCACGCTGTGGGCGGGGTTCACGGCCGCCCGTTTCATCACGCACGACGCGTTCGAGGGGCGCTCGACCCGACTCACCACGCTGAACATCGCGCACGAGCTGGTCACGGTCGTCGTCATGGCGATCATCATCGGCGTCTGGCCGCCGGCGCTCGCCTGA